In one window of Candidatus Sulfuricurvum sp. RIFRC-1 DNA:
- the mrdA gene encoding penicillin-binding protein 2, producing MKVRILLSFFVLVWIGLLVRVFHLSVQSNEYYEVLSENNSIKTELSAPVRGEILDRTSEPIAINELGFKIALAPHLTKGKDTTLLDGEIAYLLSMIPTLDGKKIAKTYKQEDSYYNHAFIDVVDFIPHETIIPLYSLMNLRDTIKISPSPKRLYPYGAVASHLIGYVAKANQKEIDKDPSLQLLGHVGKNGIEKYYNHYLQGVAGERRIKVNAHNVEIEEIGRSATQENHNLVLNIDMRLQNFITQAFEKRVGTIVVMDVHGAIYAAGSYPEYDLNTFVSGISSDEWNRLMNSVDAPFTNKIINGLYPPGSTIKTGMGLIYVTSGMLNEQSTVQCSGSMKLGNRAFRCWKGKGHGTTELSKAITQSCDDYFYKGSLQVGIERMSTNLIRMGLGKKTGIDLPNEFIGTVPSRAWKREKYNKPWYQGETLNTAIGQGDFLVSPLQMAQFTALMATGKLPVPHVAKTIGNNPYTPTPLDVLTTVEKEKLPIIQRAMRGVCNDPGGTAKGFVSTRFPIAGKTGTAQTTGIAQNVKQRQSEHSMDYFSRSHAWFTTYGPAENPQFIVTVLVEHGGHGGEATGGIVSSIYNKLDDLGYIKK from the coding sequence ATGAAAGTACGAATTTTACTCTCTTTTTTTGTCCTTGTTTGGATTGGACTGCTGGTACGGGTTTTTCACCTTTCGGTTCAGTCAAATGAGTATTATGAAGTTCTCTCTGAAAACAACAGTATTAAGACCGAACTTTCAGCCCCGGTTAGGGGAGAAATTCTCGATCGCACCTCTGAACCCATCGCTATTAATGAGTTGGGATTCAAAATCGCTTTGGCTCCGCATCTCACCAAAGGGAAAGATACGACATTGTTGGATGGAGAGATAGCCTATCTTCTCTCCATGATTCCAACATTGGATGGCAAAAAGATAGCCAAGACCTATAAACAGGAAGATTCATACTACAACCATGCATTTATCGATGTCGTTGACTTTATCCCTCATGAAACCATCATTCCCCTCTATTCATTAATGAACTTACGTGATACGATCAAGATATCACCGTCGCCAAAACGATTATACCCCTATGGCGCAGTGGCTTCCCATCTCATCGGATACGTAGCAAAAGCCAACCAAAAAGAGATTGATAAAGACCCTTCTTTACAACTTTTGGGTCATGTGGGCAAGAACGGTATAGAAAAATATTACAACCACTATTTACAAGGTGTCGCAGGTGAACGCCGCATCAAAGTGAACGCCCATAATGTTGAAATCGAAGAGATAGGGAGAAGTGCTACTCAAGAAAATCATAATTTAGTCCTCAACATCGATATGAGACTTCAAAACTTCATTACGCAGGCTTTTGAAAAGCGGGTAGGGACGATCGTGGTTATGGATGTACACGGTGCTATTTATGCTGCAGGGAGTTATCCTGAATACGATCTCAACACCTTCGTCTCTGGTATTAGTTCAGATGAATGGAATCGACTCATGAACAGTGTTGACGCCCCTTTCACGAACAAAATTATCAACGGTCTTTATCCGCCGGGATCTACGATTAAAACGGGAATGGGACTTATCTATGTAACCTCGGGTATGCTTAATGAACAAAGCACGGTTCAATGCAGCGGATCTATGAAACTGGGTAATCGTGCTTTCCGTTGTTGGAAGGGTAAAGGCCACGGTACCACAGAACTTTCCAAAGCAATTACCCAAAGTTGTGATGATTATTTTTATAAAGGTTCTCTCCAAGTCGGAATAGAGCGAATGAGTACCAATCTTATACGGATGGGATTAGGGAAAAAAACCGGTATTGATCTGCCCAATGAGTTTATCGGCACCGTCCCTAGCCGTGCATGGAAACGGGAGAAATACAATAAACCGTGGTATCAGGGTGAAACCCTTAATACGGCGATCGGTCAGGGGGATTTTCTCGTTTCACCACTGCAAATGGCGCAATTTACCGCTCTGATGGCAACCGGAAAACTTCCGGTACCGCACGTTGCAAAAACGATCGGAAATAATCCCTATACTCCTACGCCGTTGGATGTTTTAACGACAGTGGAAAAAGAAAAACTTCCGATTATTCAACGAGCCATGCGTGGAGTATGTAATGACCCGGGCGGGACGGCAAAAGGGTTTGTCAGCACCCGTTTCCCGATTGCCGGAAAAACCGGTACCGCTCAAACTACGGGGATTGCCCAAAACGTTAAACAGCGCCAAAGTGAGCACTCTATGGATTACTTCAGCCGTTCACATGCATGGTTCACGACGTATGGACCTGCCGAAAACCCTCAGTTTATTGTGACGGTGTTGGTAGAACATGGAGGACACGGCGGTGAAGCTACCGGAGGGATAGTCTCATCAATCTACAATAAGCTTGATGATTTGGGATATATTAAAAAATAA
- the ybeY gene encoding rRNA maturation RNase YbeY encodes MIELDNRTDKTYNFQLLEQIADTLSDQEIELILTDNTEIAEINREFRGIDKATDVLSFPSEPFPGAPLGSIVISVDKVQSVANDLGHSEDDEIALLFIHGILHLLGFDHEIDSGEMRQKEVELIEKFALPKSLIVRTLEE; translated from the coding sequence ATGATAGAACTTGATAACCGAACCGATAAAACCTATAATTTTCAGCTCCTAGAGCAAATCGCTGATACCCTGAGCGACCAAGAGATTGAGTTGATTCTCACCGATAACACCGAAATCGCCGAAATTAACCGTGAGTTTCGCGGCATCGACAAAGCGACGGATGTCCTGAGCTTTCCAAGTGAGCCGTTTCCGGGTGCACCGTTGGGGAGCATCGTCATCAGTGTCGATAAAGTCCAAAGTGTCGCCAATGATCTAGGCCACAGTGAAGACGATGAAATCGCCCTCCTCTTTATCCATGGCATCCTTCATTTGCTCGGATTTGACCACGAAATCGATAGCGGTGAAATGCGACAAAAAGAAGTAGAGTTGATCGAAAAATTTGCACTGCCAAAAAGCCTTATCGTTAGGACATTGGAAGAATAG